A stretch of the Comamonas testosteroni TK102 genome encodes the following:
- the thiS gene encoding sulfur carrier protein ThiS → MKITLNQQAAELPAHATVADALAQMQAKPPFAVAVNTVFVPKTQYAAHALNEGDRMEVISPVTGG, encoded by the coding sequence ATGAAGATCACTCTCAACCAGCAAGCCGCCGAGCTGCCAGCCCATGCCACCGTGGCCGATGCGCTGGCGCAGATGCAGGCCAAGCCCCCGTTTGCCGTGGCGGTCAACACGGTGTTTGTGCCCAAGACCCAATATGCCGCCCATGCACTCAACGAGGGCGACAGGATGGAAGTCATCTCTCCCGTCACCGGCGGATGA
- a CDS encoding thiazole synthase — MNTKTNDDALVLYGQRFESRLLLGTSRYPSPAILEAAVERSRPAMVTASLRRQGSNAAETGASFWELLRKLNVPVLPNTAGCMTIQEAVTTAQMAREVFDTPWIKLELIGDDYTLQPDTLNLVEAASILIKDGFQVLPYTTYDLVLCQKLVDVGCQAVMPWAAPIGTGRGPINPYAMQMLRERLKVPLIVDAGLGRPSHACTVMEWGYDAVLLNTAVALSEDPVAMAGAFTDAVNAGHAAWRAGAMAEQNAAQPSTPVLGTPFWHQE, encoded by the coding sequence ATGAATACAAAAACTAACGACGACGCCCTGGTTCTCTACGGCCAGCGTTTTGAAAGCCGCTTGCTGCTGGGCACCTCGCGCTATCCCTCGCCCGCGATTCTCGAAGCGGCCGTGGAGCGCTCCAGGCCCGCCATGGTCACGGCCTCGCTGCGCCGCCAGGGCAGCAATGCCGCCGAGACCGGTGCCAGCTTCTGGGAGCTGCTGCGCAAGCTCAACGTGCCCGTGCTGCCCAACACGGCAGGCTGCATGACCATCCAGGAGGCGGTGACCACGGCCCAGATGGCGCGTGAAGTCTTCGACACACCCTGGATCAAGCTGGAGCTGATCGGTGACGACTACACGCTGCAGCCCGACACGCTCAATCTGGTGGAAGCGGCTTCCATCCTCATCAAGGACGGCTTCCAGGTCCTGCCCTACACCACCTACGACCTGGTGCTGTGCCAAAAGCTTGTCGACGTCGGCTGCCAGGCCGTCATGCCCTGGGCCGCGCCCATCGGCACCGGCCGCGGCCCCATCAACCCCTATGCCATGCAGATGCTGCGCGAGCGCCTGAAGGTGCCGCTGATCGTCGATGCCGGCCTGGGCCGTCCCTCCCACGCCTGCACCGTGATGGAGTGGGGCTATGACGCCGTGCTGCTGAACACCGCCGTGGCACTGTCCGAAGACCCCGTGGCCATGGCCGGCGCATTCACCGATGCCGTCAATGCCGGTCACGCCGCCTGGCGCGCTGGCGCCATGGCAGAGCAAAATGCCGCCCAGCCCAGCACTCCCGTGCTGGGCACCCCTTTCTGGCATCAGGAATAA
- the thiE gene encoding thiamine phosphate synthase translates to MDSAEIKALAQAIVHQHSANFGAQLHHDANSVELTPQPVPPALRQEPAYLAALEACSQLGFIAVDAQTLAQAWQCQSERNNHFDATHWPDDPRDFGLGKADPAQAFAHCPRELGLYGVLPTAEWVGRMARAGVPTVQLRFKSGDQAAVAREVKAAVEAVKGTHARLFINDHWQAALDAGAYGIHVGQEDLDVIGQRDLETIRTSGTRLGVSTHGYAEMVRAHAVQPSYIALGAVFPTTLKKMATAPQGLARLAAYVRLMQQYPLVAIGGISEDLFPAVRATGVGSVAVVRALVNAPDPEAAAQHLLQRMQAAA, encoded by the coding sequence ATGGACTCCGCAGAAATCAAGGCTCTGGCGCAAGCCATCGTCCACCAGCACAGTGCCAACTTTGGCGCCCAGCTGCACCATGATGCCAACTCGGTCGAGCTGACGCCACAGCCCGTGCCGCCCGCACTGCGCCAGGAACCCGCCTATCTGGCCGCGCTGGAGGCCTGCAGCCAGCTGGGCTTTATCGCCGTGGATGCGCAGACTCTGGCCCAGGCCTGGCAGTGCCAGAGCGAGCGCAACAATCACTTCGATGCCACCCACTGGCCTGACGACCCACGCGACTTCGGTCTCGGCAAGGCCGACCCGGCCCAGGCTTTTGCCCATTGCCCGCGCGAGCTGGGCCTGTATGGCGTGCTGCCCACGGCCGAATGGGTGGGCCGCATGGCCCGTGCTGGCGTGCCCACGGTGCAGCTGCGCTTCAAATCCGGCGACCAGGCCGCCGTGGCCCGTGAGGTCAAGGCGGCTGTTGAAGCCGTCAAGGGCACGCACGCACGCCTTTTCATCAACGACCACTGGCAGGCCGCGCTGGACGCAGGCGCCTACGGCATCCATGTGGGTCAGGAAGATCTGGACGTCATCGGCCAGCGCGATCTGGAGACCATCCGCACCTCGGGCACACGCTTGGGCGTCTCTACCCATGGCTACGCCGAGATGGTGCGCGCCCATGCTGTCCAGCCCAGCTATATCGCCCTGGGAGCGGTGTTCCCGACCACGCTCAAGAAGATGGCGACGGCCCCGCAAGGCCTGGCTCGTCTGGCGGCCTACGTGCGACTGATGCAGCAGTACCCGCTGGTGGCGATTGGCGGTATTTCCGAAGACCTGTTCCCCGCCGTGCGCGCCACGGGCGTGGGCTCGGTGGCCGTGGTACGTGCCCTGGTCAACGCCCCCGACCCAGAAGCAGCAGCCCAGCATCTGCTGCAGCGCATGCAGGCTGCGGCCTGA